One Ignavibacterium sp. DNA segment encodes these proteins:
- a CDS encoding sugar phosphate nucleotidyltransferase, with translation MKKGKNLTAKLDFGIIAAGEGSRLKAEGIQPSKPMISIYGKPLIQWIIESALSCGINKINCIINENSKDLKLYLNEYDSSHKINLLVKDTISSFHSLKEVSKYLTPPFLIAATDSIFRENEFKSFIEFGMNVSNADVIVASTDFIDDEKPLYIKLDEDGSVVDFYDTAENFEFVTGGLYLFRKEIRKEIKEAIEADTNRLRNFLRFLIKKGFRIQTFRFSKIIDVDHISDIKAAESYLSEIE, from the coding sequence ATGAAAAAAGGTAAAAATTTAACAGCAAAACTTGATTTTGGAATTATTGCCGCCGGCGAAGGCTCAAGACTCAAAGCTGAAGGAATTCAGCCATCTAAACCAATGATTTCAATTTACGGTAAACCATTAATTCAATGGATTATTGAATCAGCGCTCAGTTGTGGAATTAATAAGATAAACTGTATTATCAACGAAAATTCTAAAGACCTTAAATTATATCTTAATGAATATGATAGTTCTCATAAAATTAATTTATTAGTCAAGGATACAATAAGCTCTTTCCACAGCTTAAAAGAAGTATCAAAATATCTTACTCCGCCTTTTTTGATTGCTGCAACAGATTCTATTTTCAGAGAAAATGAATTTAAATCCTTCATTGAATTCGGGATGAATGTTTCCAATGCTGATGTGATAGTAGCTTCAACTGATTTTATTGATGATGAAAAACCACTTTATATAAAACTTGATGAAGATGGCAGTGTGGTTGATTTTTATGACACTGCAGAAAACTTTGAATTTGTTACAGGCGGATTATATCTCTTCAGAAAAGAAATCAGAAAAGAAATTAAAGAGGCAATTGAGGCTGATACGAATCGGCTTCGGAATTTTTTACGCTTTCTAATCAAAAAAGGATTCCGGATTCAAACTTTCCGTTTCTCAAAAATTATTGATGTTGATCATATTTCAGATATTAAAGCAGCCGAATCATATTTAAGTGAAATTGAATGA
- a CDS encoding DUF3943 domain-containing protein, producing MNVNLQNIIRSFGLKILSLAIPDKKRLLRSTVVSLYIILFSLTSLMAQITNNEYLPSGLSDFYSNNADTSNSIMLNQVEKNYWLPAVEIVGLNLGVWATHRYLTKESWSAISWNSIKENFKNGFEWDADGYLTNQFWHPYHGSNYYNAARSNGLSFWESAPYAFVGSLMWEYFMENEPPSYNDIINTPVTGIILGEISFRVSDLIIDESTTGFERVLREFSSTLIDPMKGFNRLIRGDMWKSGFKENNHDFNAVISFGAHNVFFSRKFNNNRMYAFLRADLNYGNQFDVKSHNKPFDYFSLRTEINLTADDNIVGIFASGVLWDNDIKIFNTSKNTIGIYKEVDIHINTVYKLSASSISGQIINKIPITPTISLQNYLSVSTILMGGTNSQYAVEYGKDYNIGPGASGKVGFKLSFITLGDFYAIYKRYWIHTLSGAESEEFVGLFNVGLTHKLYSKTSLGLDFLLYERYGEYKYYPDTQDANSAVRFYIQHSI from the coding sequence ATGAACGTAAATTTACAAAATATTATAAGATCATTCGGGTTAAAGATATTAAGCTTAGCAATTCCGGACAAAAAAAGATTATTAAGAAGCACTGTTGTATCTCTATATATAATTTTGTTTTCTTTAACATCTTTGATGGCACAAATTACCAACAACGAATATCTGCCCTCGGGTTTATCTGATTTTTATTCAAATAATGCTGATACATCTAATTCTATTATGCTGAATCAGGTAGAAAAAAATTACTGGCTGCCTGCTGTTGAGATAGTAGGGTTAAACTTAGGTGTTTGGGCAACTCATAGATATTTGACCAAAGAAAGCTGGTCTGCAATTAGCTGGAATTCGATAAAAGAAAATTTTAAAAATGGTTTTGAATGGGATGCAGACGGATATTTAACTAATCAGTTCTGGCATCCGTATCATGGTTCAAATTATTATAATGCGGCGCGATCAAATGGATTAAGTTTTTGGGAATCTGCACCCTATGCTTTTGTCGGAAGCTTAATGTGGGAGTATTTTATGGAGAATGAACCACCATCCTACAATGATATAATCAATACTCCAGTCACGGGAATTATCCTTGGTGAAATTTCTTTTCGTGTTTCTGATCTGATTATCGATGAAAGTACTACTGGTTTTGAAAGAGTTTTAAGAGAATTTTCTTCAACACTTATTGATCCGATGAAGGGATTTAACCGCCTAATACGAGGTGATATGTGGAAGTCTGGTTTTAAAGAAAATAATCATGATTTCAATGCTGTAATTTCCTTCGGAGCTCACAATGTTTTTTTCAGCAGAAAATTTAACAACAACAGAATGTATGCTTTCCTAAGAGCGGATTTAAATTATGGTAACCAATTTGATGTTAAAAGTCATAACAAACCCTTCGATTATTTCTCTTTGCGGACTGAAATAAATTTAACTGCTGATGATAATATTGTTGGAATATTTGCCAGCGGTGTACTCTGGGACAATGACATTAAAATATTCAACACTTCAAAGAATACAATTGGAATTTACAAAGAGGTCGATATTCATATTAATACCGTTTATAAACTTTCTGCATCAAGTATATCAGGACAAATAATAAATAAAATACCGATAACCCCAACAATATCCTTGCAAAATTATTTGAGTGTTTCTACTATTCTTATGGGAGGAACAAATTCGCAATATGCTGTTGAATATGGAAAAGATTATAACATTGGACCCGGCGCAAGCGGTAAAGTAGGGTTTAAACTTTCTTTCATAACGTTGGGCGATTTTTATGCCATCTACAAAAGATATTGGATACATACTCTTAGCGGAGCAGAAAGTGAAGAATTTGTAGGATTATTTAATGTAGGACTTACCCACAAATTATATTCAAAAACATCGCTTGGTTTGGATTTTTTACTTTATGAAAGATATGGTGAATATAAATATTACCCTGATACTCAGGATGCTAATTCTGCTGTCAGGTTCTATATACAACACTCAATATAA
- a CDS encoding ABC transporter permease has product MKTIYHFIIKELLQVKRDKKMLVIIFMAPILQLIFLGYAANMDVDIVHTTILDQDKTESSRNYITSILETGYFQIDYYAKDYDEITDLLNDGKTLVSIIIPKDFEKRINKHQPAPVQAIFEGSDASKASIALGYIQGVTTKFSQNLILETKDNLGIKGPLSGSIIPEPRVWYNPEMKSRIFMVPGILGLVLMISTISLMSMAIVREREIGTMEQLIVTPVKTYQLLLGKLIPFTLIGFVILVIVMVIMTQWFGIMVRGNKLFLVFAAFLFVLSNLGIGLFISTISKTQQQAMMASVFAVMMPMIYLSGFAFPIENMPQFFQYITYAIPLRYFITILRGVVLKGIGISSLWLEVLILFGMGALLLVISSMRFSKKVE; this is encoded by the coding sequence ATGAAAACTATTTATCATTTTATCATAAAAGAATTATTACAGGTAAAACGAGATAAAAAGATGCTTGTGATAATTTTTATGGCCCCGATTTTACAGCTTATATTTCTTGGATATGCTGCAAATATGGATGTTGACATAGTTCATACAACCATTCTAGATCAGGATAAAACAGAATCTAGCCGAAATTATATTACAAGTATTTTAGAAACTGGATATTTTCAGATTGATTATTATGCTAAAGATTATGACGAAATAACAGACCTACTAAATGACGGTAAAACTCTTGTTTCTATAATAATTCCTAAAGATTTTGAAAAAAGAATCAATAAACATCAACCAGCACCGGTGCAGGCAATATTTGAGGGTTCAGATGCAAGTAAGGCTTCTATAGCACTTGGATATATCCAAGGTGTAACAACAAAATTTTCACAAAATCTGATCCTGGAAACCAAAGATAATTTGGGAATCAAAGGTCCGTTAAGCGGCTCAATAATTCCTGAACCAAGAGTATGGTACAATCCAGAAATGAAATCAAGAATATTTATGGTACCAGGTATTCTCGGTCTTGTATTAATGATCTCTACAATTTCACTAATGTCAATGGCAATTGTAAGAGAAAGAGAAATTGGAACTATGGAACAGTTGATCGTTACACCGGTTAAAACATATCAGCTCTTACTTGGCAAACTGATTCCCTTTACGCTTATTGGCTTTGTGATATTAGTAATTGTGATGGTCATTATGACACAATGGTTTGGAATAATGGTGCGTGGGAATAAACTGTTTTTAGTATTTGCCGCATTTCTTTTTGTTTTGTCGAATTTAGGAATAGGTTTATTTATATCAACAATTTCTAAGACACAGCAGCAGGCAATGATGGCTTCGGTTTTTGCTGTAATGATGCCAATGATTTATTTGTCAGGGTTTGCATTTCCAATTGAAAACATGCCGCAGTTTTTCCAATACATAACTTACGCAATTCCATTGCGGTACTTCATTACAATTTTAAGAGGTGTTGTATTAAAGGGAATAGGTATTTCATCCTTGTGGTTAGAGGTATTAATTTTATTTGGAATGGGTGCTTTACTGTTAGTTATTAGTTCTATGAGATTTAGTAAAAAAGTTGAGTAA
- a CDS encoding ABC transporter permease, which produces MLSRIFAIAKKEIKQLRRDTRMLFIIFFFPVVLLIIFGYAINFDVKHIKIAVYDQDQSDYTRNYINGLISSDYFDLVTYIEDSDEIKRLLDEKVVQAVIVFPNDFSKKIMSKQDVKVQYLIDGVDGSTASVIQNYINAATYTYSIGLTKEYLAVHGKNIYMPIDLQPRFWFNPELQSTKFLIPGLMGMILIVTAVISISLSIVREKERGTIEQINVSPLSSLEFILGKTIPYIFISLINATIVLAAGYVLFGIVIKGNIFLLLFATMVFLFAALGLGIFISTVADSQQVAFQAANVTSLLPSFILSGFIFPIETMPNVIQVLTNITPAKFYVVILRAILLRGAGVSAFWEQLIYLGIFGTIFITLATIIDKRSRGKK; this is translated from the coding sequence ATGCTCAGCAGAATATTTGCAATTGCCAAAAAAGAAATAAAACAACTTAGAAGAGATACAAGGATGTTATTCATCATTTTCTTTTTCCCGGTTGTGTTGTTAATAATTTTTGGTTACGCGATAAACTTTGACGTTAAACATATAAAAATTGCTGTCTATGATCAGGATCAATCGGATTACACAAGAAATTATATAAACGGATTAATTAGCTCAGATTATTTTGATCTTGTAACTTATATAGAAGACAGTGATGAAATAAAAAGACTCTTAGACGAAAAAGTTGTTCAGGCTGTAATTGTATTTCCAAACGATTTTTCAAAAAAAATAATGTCTAAACAGGATGTTAAAGTTCAATATTTGATTGATGGTGTAGATGGAAGTACAGCAAGTGTTATACAGAATTATATTAACGCAGCTACTTATACTTATTCAATCGGATTAACAAAAGAATACCTGGCTGTTCATGGTAAAAATATATACATGCCTATAGACTTACAGCCGCGGTTTTGGTTTAATCCAGAATTACAATCAACAAAGTTTCTTATCCCGGGTTTAATGGGGATGATTTTAATTGTTACGGCAGTAATTTCTATCTCACTATCGATTGTCAGAGAAAAAGAAAGAGGAACAATCGAGCAAATTAATGTTTCGCCGCTTTCATCTCTTGAATTTATACTCGGTAAAACAATACCATACATTTTTATTTCTTTAATAAATGCAACGATTGTTCTTGCTGCTGGTTATGTGCTTTTTGGAATTGTGATAAAAGGTAACATTTTCCTGCTTTTGTTTGCAACAATGGTTTTTCTTTTTGCTGCATTAGGTTTGGGAATTTTCATTTCAACTGTTGCTGATTCACAGCAAGTAGCATTTCAGGCAGCAAATGTTACATCACTGCTTCCGTCGTTCATTTTATCTGGATTTATTTTCCCTATTGAAACGATGCCTAACGTAATTCAGGTACTTACAAATATTACTCCTGCAAAATTTTATGTGGTAATTCTAAGAGCAATTCTGTTAAGAGGTGCAGGGGTATCGGCATTCTGGGAGCAGTTAATTTATTTAGGGATATTCGGAACAATATTTATAACCTTAGCAACAATTATTGATAAAAGATCCAGAGGTAAAAAATAA
- a CDS encoding ABC transporter ATP-binding protein — protein sequence MKAIEVNNLTKKFGDFTAVNNINFDVKQGEIFGFLGANGAGKSTTIRMLIGVLEPTSGDAMVGGYSIKNDPEMVKRHIGYMSQKFSLYNDLTVAENIRFYAGVYGLDGKKYQERKQWVLKVANLENMENMLTASLPGGIKQRLALGTAVIHEPKIVFLDEPTSGVDPVSRRNFWDLINDLSDAGTTVLVTTHYLDEAEFCNDIILINAGRLVAQGNAKALKTNYIKNPILEIESNRVVDSLEILEKEKWVGETSIFGNYIHVILNDDTITEKNITRLLYEQNGIKIKRIERIIPTLEDVFIHLIEKDNK from the coding sequence ATGAAAGCAATTGAAGTAAATAATCTGACCAAAAAATTCGGTGATTTTACTGCTGTTAATAACATCAATTTTGATGTTAAACAAGGTGAGATATTCGGCTTCCTTGGTGCTAATGGTGCCGGTAAATCTACAACCATCAGAATGTTAATTGGTGTATTAGAACCAACTTCGGGTGATGCGATGGTAGGCGGCTATAGTATTAAGAATGATCCAGAAATGGTAAAAAGGCATATTGGATATATGTCACAAAAATTCTCTCTTTACAATGATCTCACAGTAGCTGAAAATATCAGGTTTTATGCTGGAGTTTATGGGCTTGATGGAAAGAAATATCAGGAGCGAAAACAATGGGTGTTAAAGGTTGCTAATCTGGAAAATATGGAAAACATGCTTACTGCATCTTTACCCGGTGGAATTAAACAGCGTCTCGCACTTGGCACTGCTGTAATTCACGAACCAAAAATAGTATTTCTTGACGAGCCTACCAGTGGAGTTGATCCGGTTTCGAGAAGAAATTTCTGGGACTTAATAAATGACCTTTCAGATGCCGGAACAACTGTTCTTGTTACTACCCATTACTTAGATGAAGCAGAGTTTTGCAATGATATAATTCTTATTAACGCTGGCAGATTAGTGGCACAGGGTAATGCAAAAGCACTAAAAACTAACTACATAAAAAACCCGATTCTTGAAATAGAAAGCAACAGAGTTGTTGATAGTCTGGAAATACTTGAAAAAGAAAAATGGGTTGGCGAAACATCAATATTTGGAAATTATATCCACGTAATCTTAAATGATGATACAATTACCGAAAAGAATATTACCCGATTACTTTATGAACAGAACGGAATAAAGATTAAGCGTATTGAAAGAATAATTCCAACTCTTGAAGATGTTTTTATTCATTTAATTGAAAAGGATAATAAATAA
- a CDS encoding TolC family protein: protein MKKIMMLILFTGSLLAQQKLLTLEESIRIGLENSKDLKIAGAKTNSADYKLSEVNSMFLPQFNVLGNYTRLSDNIPAFEVTLPFSPSTVRIADPIYDNYTFKIGFSQPLFTGFKLLSSRNAAKYNLKAEEYDYSKEKNETAFGIQTAFWNYYKTTEIKKVVEQTLIQIENHLNDTRNFYSQGLVSNNDVLKLEVQYSNTKLILIDAINNLNISKMAFNKALGFELDSQTNVVVNPNELSSIEFDEKDFLSEALSNRNELKSLSFRIEGSKENIKAAWSELYPSVYLSGNYYYSNPNPRYQPAVNEFNNNWDVGVTLSWNFWDWGKTSSKVSQAEQTKIQLETNYDQLRENIQMEVQKNYLDLLRNEEKISVNKIALEQAKENYRITAEKYDLQIASSTDLIDAESLKLQAETNLKTAEVDYQISKTNLLKSLGRNIF, encoded by the coding sequence ATGAAGAAAATAATGATGCTGATTTTGTTTACTGGTTCATTACTGGCACAGCAGAAGCTGTTGACATTAGAAGAAAGTATCAGAATTGGTTTAGAAAACAGCAAGGACTTGAAAATAGCAGGTGCAAAAACCAATAGTGCCGATTATAAACTGTCGGAAGTAAATAGTATGTTTTTACCCCAGTTTAATGTTTTGGGTAATTATACAAGACTCAGTGATAACATTCCTGCATTTGAAGTAACATTACCCTTTTCGCCTTCGACTGTTAGAATAGCTGATCCGATTTATGATAATTACACATTTAAGATCGGCTTTTCACAGCCTTTGTTTACAGGATTCAAACTGCTATCATCAAGAAATGCTGCAAAATATAATCTGAAGGCGGAAGAATATGACTATTCAAAAGAAAAAAATGAGACGGCATTTGGAATTCAAACCGCATTCTGGAATTATTACAAGACCACGGAAATAAAAAAAGTAGTAGAACAAACCTTAATACAGATTGAAAATCATCTTAATGACACAAGGAATTTTTATTCGCAGGGATTAGTATCAAATAATGATGTTTTAAAACTCGAGGTACAATATTCAAATACAAAATTAATATTGATTGATGCTATAAATAATCTGAACATTTCGAAGATGGCTTTTAATAAAGCGTTGGGATTTGAACTGGACTCTCAGACTAATGTAGTTGTTAACCCAAATGAACTTAGTTCGATTGAATTTGATGAAAAGGATTTTTTGAGCGAAGCTTTAAGTAATAGGAATGAATTAAAGTCTTTATCATTTAGAATAGAAGGAAGTAAAGAAAATATTAAAGCCGCCTGGTCTGAGCTTTATCCTTCGGTTTATCTTTCAGGCAATTATTATTATAGTAACCCTAACCCAAGATATCAACCTGCTGTAAATGAATTCAATAATAACTGGGATGTCGGAGTAACCTTAAGCTGGAACTTCTGGGATTGGGGAAAAACATCTTCCAAGGTCTCACAGGCTGAGCAGACTAAGATACAGCTTGAAACAAATTATGACCAGTTAAGGGAAAATATTCAAATGGAAGTACAAAAAAATTATTTGGACTTACTTAGAAATGAGGAAAAAATTTCTGTAAACAAAATTGCTTTAGAACAGGCAAAAGAAAATTACAGAATAACAGCAGAAAAATATGATCTACAAATCGCTTCAAGCACAGATTTAATTGATGCTGAATCTCTAAAGCTGCAGGCTGAGACAAATCTCAAAACAGCCGAGGTAGATTACCAGATTTCAAAAACCAATTTATTAAAATCTTTAGGAAGGAATATCTTCTGA
- a CDS encoding ABC transporter ATP-binding protein, with protein MEPLIKIKNLKKKYGELIAVDGVSYDVNRGEMFGLVGPDGAGKTTTMRMLVGLLNPDEGNAEILGHDLLTQKNLIKDEIGYLSQRFSLYGDLSVDENIEFFADIHGVKNFEQRRNELLEFTRLTPFRDRLADKLSGGMKQKLALACTLIHKPKIIFLDEPTTGVDPVSRRDFWKILSNLLKDGVTIFMTTPYLDEAERCSRVALMDKGSIISCDTPKNVKDSMHMQVIEIVCNPVRTAYNVVKASTNYEVQMYGDRLNVAVNDYEQDYPIIKDLFEKNSIAEIDKRIITPSLENVFIHFMNK; from the coding sequence ATGGAACCTCTAATTAAAATAAAAAATCTTAAAAAGAAATACGGCGAATTAATTGCCGTAGATGGTGTTAGTTATGATGTAAACAGGGGGGAAATGTTCGGATTGGTTGGACCAGATGGCGCCGGCAAAACTACAACAATGAGAATGTTAGTTGGATTGCTGAATCCGGATGAAGGGAATGCAGAAATTCTTGGACACGATTTATTGACTCAAAAAAATCTGATTAAAGATGAAATCGGATATTTGTCCCAGCGCTTTTCATTGTATGGTGATTTATCAGTTGATGAGAATATTGAATTCTTTGCAGACATACATGGAGTTAAAAATTTTGAACAAAGAAGAAATGAACTGCTTGAGTTCACAAGATTAACTCCTTTTAGGGACAGATTGGCTGATAAACTATCTGGTGGAATGAAACAAAAGCTTGCACTTGCCTGCACACTAATCCATAAACCCAAAATTATTTTTCTTGATGAACCAACTACCGGCGTTGATCCTGTATCCCGAAGGGACTTCTGGAAAATTCTCTCAAATCTTCTGAAAGACGGAGTAACAATTTTTATGACAACACCGTATCTGGATGAAGCAGAAAGATGCAGCAGAGTAGCTTTAATGGATAAAGGTTCAATTATCAGTTGTGATACACCAAAAAATGTTAAGGATTCTATGCACATGCAGGTAATTGAGATTGTTTGTAATCCTGTTAGAACTGCATATAACGTGGTAAAGGCATCAACAAATTATGAAGTTCAGATGTATGGTGACAGACTGAATGTTGCGGTAAACGATTATGAACAAGATTATCCGATTATCAAAGATCTCTTTGAGAAGAATTCGATAGCCGAAATTGATAAAAGAATTATAACTCCTTCACTGGAGAATGTGTTTATACATTTTATGAACAAATAA
- a CDS encoding efflux RND transporter periplasmic adaptor subunit yields MKIIKIVTAALLTVALTGCSNEENTSSLYGTGTIESTNVLISARNAGQVETIFYSEGQLINAGDTIMTIDHEALDYQLAQSEAGVQIAKAQLELMLKGARNEDIQQAEEMMRQSEINYNNAQKDFKRYEQLWQSKSISDKQFEDMKSRYEINLAQFNSAKENLKKVKRIFRPEEIEQAKGNLKKAEAMVGLLKKNIKDSFIISPLNGFIVKNFVESGEIVTPMSSLVKVSNLSTVELIIYVSEIELGKVKLGQKAVITVDTYPEKKYEGRVTFISPEAEFTPKNVQTKDERTKLVFAVKIEVPNKEFDLKSGMPADAEVYL; encoded by the coding sequence ATGAAAATAATTAAAATAGTAACAGCGGCACTATTAACTGTTGCTTTAACTGGATGCAGCAACGAGGAAAACACATCTTCTTTATACGGTACCGGTACAATTGAATCAACAAATGTGTTAATAAGTGCTCGCAATGCAGGTCAAGTAGAAACGATTTTTTATAGTGAAGGGCAGTTGATAAATGCCGGAGATACTATAATGACAATAGATCATGAGGCATTGGATTATCAACTTGCTCAGTCAGAGGCTGGAGTCCAGATTGCAAAAGCTCAGCTTGAATTAATGCTTAAAGGTGCCAGAAATGAAGATATACAACAAGCAGAAGAAATGATGAGGCAGAGTGAAATTAATTATAACAATGCTCAGAAAGATTTTAAACGTTACGAACAACTGTGGCAAAGTAAATCAATTTCTGATAAACAATTTGAAGACATGAAGTCGCGATATGAAATAAATTTAGCTCAATTTAATTCTGCTAAAGAGAATCTAAAAAAGGTAAAAAGAATCTTCCGCCCTGAAGAAATTGAACAGGCAAAAGGCAACCTGAAAAAAGCCGAAGCAATGGTAGGCCTTCTTAAGAAAAATATAAAAGATAGTTTTATAATCTCACCTTTGAATGGTTTTATAGTTAAAAATTTTGTTGAGTCGGGTGAAATTGTTACACCAATGTCATCACTTGTAAAAGTTTCTAATTTGTCAACTGTAGAACTGATAATCTACGTATCTGAAATTGAACTTGGCAAGGTTAAACTCGGTCAGAAAGCAGTTATAACCGTTGATACATATCCGGAAAAGAAATACGAGGGAAGGGTTACGTTTATTTCACCGGAAGCAGAGTTTACTCCTAAAAATGTCCAGACTAAAGATGAGAGAACCAAGCTTGTTTTTGCTGTAAAAATTGAAGTGCCGAATAAAGAATTTGACTTGAAATCTGGTATGCCCGCAGACGCTGAGGTGTATTTATAA
- a CDS encoding TetR/AcrR family transcriptional regulator — translation MKNKNFINNNPLESENEIITYLNNQFIFHGFRNFSLDELALKFRISKKTIYKRFETKEEIIRTVLIHQLSEAYTNFVSIIQSQITIVEMFVELSKIIEKYFSVFNETSIKNLNKYFPDLAEFIVNFRTSRIIPLVKILLKLGKKKQLILEIPDEIIIRVFNSALSDIVQSKSKIESQQSYEGLFRQSFNLLLNGILTKKGKQILINKIEVVK, via the coding sequence ATGAAAAACAAAAACTTTATAAATAACAATCCTCTAGAATCAGAGAATGAAATCATTACTTATCTGAACAATCAATTCATTTTCCACGGCTTTAGAAACTTTTCACTTGATGAACTTGCCTTAAAATTTAGAATAAGTAAGAAAACGATTTACAAGAGATTTGAAACAAAGGAAGAAATAATCAGAACAGTATTGATTCACCAACTAAGTGAAGCATACACAAATTTTGTCTCAATAATTCAATCCCAGATTACTATTGTAGAAATGTTTGTAGAGCTATCCAAAATCATTGAAAAGTATTTTTCTGTTTTCAATGAGACATCAATCAAGAACTTGAATAAATACTTCCCTGATCTGGCTGAGTTTATCGTAAATTTCAGAACTAGTCGTATCATCCCGTTAGTAAAGATCCTGTTAAAACTTGGGAAGAAGAAACAACTGATTTTAGAAATTCCAGATGAAATCATTATACGGGTGTTTAATTCTGCATTGAGCGACATTGTTCAATCAAAATCAAAAATTGAGTCCCAACAATCATACGAAGGGTTATTCAGACAATCGTTTAACCTATTACTAAATGGAATTTTAACAAAAAAAGGCAAACAAATATTAATAAATAAAATAGAGGTAGTAAAATGA
- a CDS encoding TetR/AcrR family transcriptional regulator, giving the protein MSRLTTEERQTMIIDEAIKIIHSGGYEALSIREIAKRVKISEPAIYRHFLNKEDIILGILNRMLEFDELLNKNIAAAKSAKQKIRQFVLFHFEFLEKNPEMTSVLISEEMYNQSDILKKKLVFIIQKRKQLLKVILDNAKSSGELVDVDNYELLSIILGTIRIIVMEWRLSNFSFQLTDRGKNILKILEKLILL; this is encoded by the coding sequence ATGTCAAGATTAACAACCGAAGAAAGACAAACAATGATAATTGATGAAGCTATCAAGATAATTCATTCCGGTGGCTATGAAGCTTTATCAATACGAGAGATCGCAAAGCGGGTTAAGATTAGCGAACCGGCAATTTACAGACATTTTTTAAATAAAGAAGATATTATTCTAGGGATACTTAACAGAATGCTCGAATTTGATGAATTGTTAAATAAGAATATTGCTGCTGCAAAATCTGCAAAGCAAAAAATTAGGCAATTTGTTCTTTTTCACTTTGAATTTCTTGAAAAGAACCCTGAAATGACTTCAGTTCTTATTTCTGAGGAAATGTACAACCAGAGCGACATATTGAAGAAAAAGCTGGTTTTTATAATTCAGAAACGTAAGCAGCTTCTTAAAGTAATACTTGATAATGCAAAAAGTTCAGGAGAACTAGTTGATGTTGATAATTATGAATTACTGAGCATAATTCTCGGCACTATTAGAATTATAGTCATGGAATGGAGGCTGAGTAATTTTAGCTTTCAATTGACCGACAGAGGAAAAAATATATTAAAAATCTTGGAAAAATTAATTCTTTTATAA